AACAAGAGCTCTaaatcttttcctttggtcttgTTCATGGATGCATGATAAACATGCTTCAAAGCTTTCTCTACTTGCTCAGGCCTAGCATTGTGGATTGGAATTACAGGTTCTGGATTAAATTCCTACAGAATAGCAATAAACATTTAAAGCCCAAATTTTGAAATAACAGGAGAAAACATTTTACATAAGAAATTGATAGAAATAATACCATGCCAGATACTTGACACATTTGAGCAAGTTCACTGCAAAACCCACGTGCAACACTCTCTTGCACACCCCGTGAAAAATTAATACAAGCCCACCGGCTGACGGTCATTCCATTAATCATCTTCTGCATTACAAGAAGAGCCGGCAGCCAAAGTATCAGTAGTGTAGATTGTAATATAATTTCAGGGGTGATAATGTAGATTGTACTATAATTTCAGGGGTGATTAGGTTATATATGTTGAATTGTAATTATTTATTGAAACTGAAAATTACCATTATGGTTCAATGGGCAATTTGACACTCATTTACATACAGAAATAGAGTTATTACATTTATAAAATCAGAAAGGTAACCtagaaaaatataaacaatttgagAAACAAGATAGCAATTGAGATCTGTGGTACCTTGTTCATCATATTCCACTGACCAACTTGAGGCaaacaattcttttcttttccagtTTCATGATACTTCAGCTGCAGGTAAGGCCGTGAGATGGTCAACATATATTTTCTAAACTGCTACGAAAAATGAGAATATGCATTGAATCACACATTTCACAGGAAAAAGCATAAGGAGGAGAAGCATTACCCAAGGCGCAGGAAGAATTCGAGCTTCGACCGAAGCTAGTTTTTCACTGATTTTGATTCCAAACTCCTTCGCGTAAGGATCTTGGTCATAAGCATTGTGTTGAACAGTCTGCTCGTATTTTAATgtcaaaaagaaaattacatttTATTAGCATTATGGAACTTCGTATATTGGTTCATATATATACATTAACCATCATTTCCCAAGTTGGTCATACATCAAACTATCAGCCAGTTTCACTATTTCTTACTCCTGAAAACCCCCACTGATTACAGAAATTCTGTATTTCCTTGGGAAGAAAGCAAGGAGAGAACAAACAACTTAACCATGTTATAATTTTCGCTCTGGAAAATTTGGAGTAtgcaattaaaatataaaagatcACCTGTAGGATGTCATTTTCACGATCCCTAGGTCTTTGACATGTAACCTTTAAGAGAGCAGTAATTTGCTTCTCATTCAACCTTTTTGTATACCGTTGCCCCTCAACAATTTTGCAGGCCTGCAAAGGTTTAACGCAGGTAGATTTCACATAAGACTTATGAAATAGaaattgtaattaaaaaataaggaaaactaatgaaaagggcttgaaaactttgaattttaatgataaggacaaaataaagggtaaagtgaatagtaccagaattgactttttagtgtaaaaatgtggtttttcgttaaagtgaacagtaccaggtgcttttcgttaaagttccctaaaaaataaCCATTGGGAGGGTGACCTTTTTGTACGGACAATTACTCACCTCCATGGGTAAATAGTTTGCCTTCTTCTGGTTACCAACTTGAAGGCAAGGAAGATGCCCGTGTTGAATGGTGAACCCATACATCTCCTGGAAGTATTCAATTACGGACTTCATGGTCAAGTTTTCATCAACAGGAAACCTGAACAAAGCTTGCATTAGCATATAAAACAATAGTGCAAGGCGATCAAGAATACTCTGAGAAAGATAAGGCACCATGCAACTTTCTGGCTTTACTTGAAGGAAGGAGGATCctcagaaaacaaaaaaactaatatgaAAATGGGCAAATATACACATCCTTGTAGTAATACAAGAACCAATAAACCTGACAGAAAACCTAAGCTAGAGCTACTTCGAACTTACACTAGTTCTCTTGTAGGTTGAGATGTCAATCCTGAAACTCGATACTTTCTACGAACACTCCCTCTGTGTGTAACTTCAACTTTCACACCTCTAAGAGCCTTTTTAATCTGGTAGACATTTAAATTTGCGCTCTAGATTAAATTCGATAATATGGGAACAGAAACATATCACACCAAAAATTTAAGAATCAAATACCTTTACACGGTCAGCATCAGACAATGTCCTAGACAATACATCTTTGCCTAGAAGCTGCGCTACAAACTCTATTACAGGGAGAGGCTCAATAAATGCAGCTGAAGCCATATCTGCAAAATGCGACAAAAGAGAAGCAATATGTGAGAGATCATTTGAGACAAACCACAAGTGAGTTCCTTTCGAAATTCAAGTAACCTTAAATAACTAACCAATATTGAGGGAAAGACCCATTTGGGTAGGTCTTATACTCTGATAAAAGCCGCACCATGATTCCAACCCTTCACCAAGCCGTTGTGGTGTTCTGATATCAGGTGAAAAGAATGATCTCCCGATGGGGCAGTACCTTCACCAAATGAAGACCCGGTGAGATGAATAATAAAAACAATCTCAGCAGTCGCATAACATAGCGCAGTTACAGATAGATACCTCTTGTTCGAGAGCTCTCGTAATACAATGTCAAGAATTTGGAGGGCTTCTTGTGGAGCATCAGCACACTTACCGGCCAGAAACTGACCCAGATGATGCATGTTTGCTCGTGCAACAAATTTAATCACCACATTATATACTCTTTCTCTTCTGAAATATTAGGTAATCCGAAATTAGTTCCATTTTGTGATTATAACGACAAAGTCCAATTACTCGTCAAATATTCAAAgtacagaaaacaaaaaaagaccCTTGGAAATTTCTTAGACTTTGTTGTTTCCCGTTTGTGTTTAGATATTATCATAGTCCAACTAAgaatatataaaagtttacaCTGAAACGGAAGGAAAATAGGAGGCGATGTCCTTACGTTCGGCCAACGATTCCATCCTGTTCCTCAACAAGCTTAATATTGAACTCCTTCCAAGCAAAGGGCAGCTCACCAGCAGTGTACAGACTCTTCCTACCATCATAAGCAGGCAGTCTCATTCCTAAGTCAGATTCCTTGTACAACCTCACCAGTTCTGCCATGATAGCTCTGTTCACAGCTGTCGATGCAACTTCGGGAGTTATTCTAACCTGCAAGAGTCAGATCGCCGATGGGGAAAAGACAACCAGACATTAAGAACAAGATTTAAGTCTAAGTTCAAATCTCATAAATGCCATTAGAAGAAAAAGGAGGgtgaaaacagtttttttttttcaattttcttctgcAATGCAACAgaaattatgaaaagaaaaaacaccaTCAACGTATTGAAGGTCAGATTAAAGGGCCCAATTTTTATTGCACAGCAGAAACatcaatttaatttttactaCAGACCTTCAACAGAAAGTTTTGGtgtgggtaaaaaaaaaatcaaagaaaagagGTTACATCATAATGGTTCAAGTCCTTCTCTGGTAACTCTGCAAAGAAATGGTTGGCCTTCACAACACACTTGATCCCAACTTGTCCATAACCAGGCCGAGGAGCAAAGCTCAATGACTTGCTTGAAGTCGGAAACCCCATATCCATGGAAACTAAGTTGCCGCCATACCCATTTGGAGCATTCGCTACAGAAGCAGCACCACCCAAGCTTGGTGAGGCAGGCAGATGAGCCACCGTGCAGTGCCGCGAACTAGGCCTCATACAAACATCGCCTTGATCAGACTTCCGACCACCTCTgccccttcttcttcctctgtttTTTGTTGGGGGTGAAGTTTGGTTATGGGGTTTGGCTTTTTGGGATTCCTGGGGTGGTGGACCTTTGCCATTTTGGGCAGTTTTCGGTGCCTTCTGAACTGGGTTCACTGGGTTCTGCAAGTGGGGTTTGATCACAAGGTGTTGCTCCgagctctctttctttcttataGGCATGTTTGCAGAAGCATTCGTTCAAAACGATGAAGCTTTCGCCAGATTGCACAGAAACACAATGCTTTACTTCCCTTCTAGtttttttcactcaatttcCAGAAGATTTAAACACTAATTccactggaaaaaaaaaattaaaaaaaaaaacatacaggAAAAATGGCATGTCAGATCAAAAGGACATAAATTTCCAAAACTATGAATaaatggtaaaagaaaaaatatattatttcaatttcatcagAGTTATACGCAAGATAAAACAGTAGGGGTAAATAAACGACAAGCATGCAAAAAACTGAAACTTCAACTATTCAACTCTGTTTCTGCATACTTTGACATCTTAGAATTTACACGTACATACAAAACTGAATACCAAAACCTAGAAATCTGTAAGAGCTACAGCTTCCTCTGACTTGTAATTTGCAGAGTTATTCAGTAAATACAAACAGtaataaaataacaaattaaataaacaaccCCAAAGAAACTCCAagcagaaaaataaattaaaatcataaATGCAGACACAAAAAAGACTATGACCCAAAACCCCAAGTGTTCCTCGCAGATGCTTCTATGAGCAGTCCAATGGCCATGAAATCTCTTgagacaaataaaatataataataatattattattattatggtgaacagaaacttgaaaaaaTGGAAATACCCAGGAGGCAAAACCAGTGTCTTGAGCCTGTCTGGTCCTCAAAACTGAAATTTTGTCAAACTTTCACATAACAAGGAATAAGACCAAGCAGATAAAAACACacataaatacacacacacacacacacacattgaaaggaaatataaaaaaaataatattaaatttgtGTAGGAAGATTTGAGACCTTGTGAGTTGTGACTGCTCAAAGAAGTAGAATAAAACAGtgagaacaaaacaaaaatcaagaACATATCCAAGGGGAAGGAATAAACATTGAAAAGGGCAGTAAAATCACTATCCAAATTAATGCCACACacagaaattaaacaaaataaataaaaaaaaatgagtcCATTAAATACTCCCACGAAGTCCAAGAGAAACCCAAGAGAAACAAAGCTGGAGACTACTTACCAACAGCCAACCAGCCATTTAAACTCACTGAGCAGCAGGAGCAGTAGCAAGCAATTAACTCACAGAGTCACTCGAGAAACAAATAAAGCAGTGATCTTtggattgaaaacaaaaaataaataaaaaactggGGGTTTGAAAGTTTTAAGCATAGGATGGAAGGGGGACCAAAAGGGCAGAGATTTAAAAGATGGGTTGTGTGGGGGATTCagattcagagagagagagagagtttagagagagaaagaaggagtttttagagagagagagatggggagagagagatggatgATGATGAATCTTTTA
The nucleotide sequence above comes from Malus sylvestris chromosome 16, drMalSylv7.2, whole genome shotgun sequence. Encoded proteins:
- the LOC126608609 gene encoding protein argonaute 10 isoform X1 yields the protein MPIRKKESSEQHLVIKPHLQNPVNPVQKAPKTAQNGKGPPPQESQKAKPHNQTSPPTKNRGRRRGRGGRKSDQGDVCMRPSSRHCTVAHLPASPSLGGAASVANAPNGYGGNLVSMDMGFPTSSKSLSFAPRPGYGQVGIKCVVKANHFFAELPEKDLNHYDVRITPEVASTAVNRAIMAELVRLYKESDLGMRLPAYDGRKSLYTAGELPFAWKEFNIKLVEEQDGIVGRTRERVYNVVIKFVARANMHHLGQFLAGKCADAPQEALQILDIVLRELSNKRYCPIGRSFFSPDIRTPQRLGEGLESWCGFYQSIRPTQMGLSLNIDMASAAFIEPLPVIEFVAQLLGKDVLSRTLSDADRVKIKKALRGVKVEVTHRGSVRRKYRVSGLTSQPTRELVFPVDENLTMKSVIEYFQEMYGFTIQHGHLPCLQVGNQKKANYLPMEACKIVEGQRYTKRLNEKQITALLKVTCQRPRDRENDILQTVQHNAYDQDPYAKEFGIKISEKLASVEARILPAPWLKYHETGKEKNCLPQVGQWNMMNKKMINGMTVSRWACINFSRGVQESVARGFCSELAQMCQVSGMEFNPEPVIPIHNARPEQVEKALKHVYHASMNKTKGKDLELLLAILPDNNGSLYGDIKRICETDLGLISQCCLTKYVFKISKQYLANVSLKINVKMGGRNTVLLDAISCRIPLVSDIPTIIFGADVTHPENGEDSSPSIAAVVASQDWPEVTKYAGLVCAQAHRQELIQDLYKTWQDPVRGTVSGGMIRDLLVSFRKATGQKPLRIIFYRDGVSEGQFYQVLLYELDAIRKACASLEPNYQPPVTFIVVQKRHHTRLFANNHRDRSSVDKSGNILPGTVVDTKICHPTEHDFYLCSHAGIQGTSRPAHYHVLWDENNFTADGIQSLTNNLCYTYARCTRSVSVVPPAYYAHLAAFRARFYLEPDMQENGSTGHTAKGTRATGESGVRPLPALKENVKRVMFYC
- the LOC126608609 gene encoding protein argonaute 10 isoform X2 — protein: MPIRKKESSEQHLVIKPHLQNPVNPVQKAPKTAQNGKGPPPQESQKAKPHNQTSPPTKNRGRRRGRGGRKSDQGDVCMRPSSRHCTVAHLPASPSLGGAASVANAPNGYGGNLVSMDMGFPTSSKSLSFAPRPGYGQVGIKCVVKANHFFAELPEKDLNHYDVRITPEVASTAVNRAIMAELVRLYKESDLGMRLPAYDGRKSLYTAGELPFAWKEFNIKLVEEQDGIVGRTRERVYNVVIKFVARANMHHLGQFLAGKCADAPQEALQILDIVLRELSNKRYCPIGRSFFSPDIRTPQRLGEGLESWCGFYQSIRPTQMGLSLNIDMASAAFIEPLPVIEFVAQLLGKDVLSRTLSDADRVKIKKALRGVKVEVTHRGSVRRKYRVSGLTSQPTRELVFPVDENLTMKSVIEYFQEMYGFTIQHGHLPCLQVGNQKKANYLPMEACKIVEGQRYTKRLNEKQITALLKVTCQRPRDRENDILQTVQHNAYDQDPYAKEFGIKISEKLASVEARILPAPWLKYHETGKEKNCLPQVGQWNMMNKKMINGMTVSRWACINFSRGVQESVARGFCSELAQMCQVSGMEFNPEPVIPIHNARPEQVEKALKHVYHASMNKTKGKDLELLLAILPDNNGSLYGDIKRICETDLGLISQCCLTKYVFKISKQYLANVSLKINVKMGGRNTVLLDAISCRIPLVSDIPTIIFGADVTHPENGEDSSPSIAAVVASQDWPEVTKYAGLVCAQAHRQELIQDLYKTWQDPVRGTVSGGMIRDLLVSFRKATGQKPLRIIFYRDGVSEGQFYQVLLYELDAIRKACASLEPNYQPPVTFIVVQKRHHTRLFANNHRDRSSVDKSGNILPGTVVDTKICHPTEHDFYLCSHAGIQGTSRPAHYHVLWDENNFTADGIQSLTNNLCYTYARCTRSVSVVPPAYYAHLAAFRARFYLEPDMQENGSTGHTAKGTRATGESGVRPLPALKENVKRVMFYC
- the LOC126608609 gene encoding protein argonaute 10 isoform X3 — protein: MAELVRLYKESDLGMRLPAYDGRKSLYTAGELPFAWKEFNIKLVEEQDGIVGRTRERVYNVVIKFVARANMHHLGQFLAGKCADAPQEALQILDIVLRELSNKRYCPIGRSFFSPDIRTPQRLGEGLESWCGFYQSIRPTQMGLSLNIDMASAAFIEPLPVIEFVAQLLGKDVLSRTLSDADRVKIKKALRGVKVEVTHRGSVRRKYRVSGLTSQPTRELVFPVDENLTMKSVIEYFQEMYGFTIQHGHLPCLQVGNQKKANYLPMEACKIVEGQRYTKRLNEKQITALLKVTCQRPRDRENDILQTVQHNAYDQDPYAKEFGIKISEKLASVEARILPAPWLKYHETGKEKNCLPQVGQWNMMNKKMINGMTVSRWACINFSRGVQESVARGFCSELAQMCQVSGMEFNPEPVIPIHNARPEQVEKALKHVYHASMNKTKGKDLELLLAILPDNNGSLYGDIKRICETDLGLISQCCLTKYVFKISKQYLANVSLKINVKMGGRNTVLLDAISCRIPLVSDIPTIIFGADVTHPENGEDSSPSIAAVVASQDWPEVTKYAGLVCAQAHRQELIQDLYKTWQDPVRGTVSGGMIRDLLVSFRKATGQKPLRIIFYRDGVSEGQFYQVLLYELDAIRKACASLEPNYQPPVTFIVVQKRHHTRLFANNHRDRSSVDKSGNILPGTVVDTKICHPTEHDFYLCSHAGIQGTSRPAHYHVLWDENNFTADGIQSLTNNLCYTYARCTRSVSVVPPAYYAHLAAFRARFYLEPDMQENGSTGHTAKGTRATGESGVRPLPALKENVKRVMFYC